The genomic region AATTATTATAATCTATTTGCAGTTGAAAATCAAATAAATATTTTAAAAAAATATTAAAGGGCTCAAATCCTTGCCCTTCAATATTTTCCAGTTATAGTATAAAATTCTTATTATTATCAATTGCATTAAAGGTTGTAGAATTCCTTTCTAGACCACACAAACTTTTTCTTCAAATTTTTTTACTATTTAATCACACTACCTGCTATTACCATTTTTTGTACTTCAGACGTACCCTCATATATTTCTGTTATTTTTGCATCTCTCATCATTCTTTCTACCGGATAGTCTGTAGTATATCCATATCCACCGTGTAGTTGAACTGCTTTCGTGGTAACATACATTGCCGTTTCTGCTGCGAACAGTTTAGCCATAGCAGCTAATTTACCATATGGTCTACCTTCATTTTTTGCAGAAGCAGCTTGATATACTAAAAGTCTAGCTGCTTCAATTTGAGTTGCCATATTAGCAATTTCAAATTGAATAGCTTGGAACTTAGAGATAGGTTTGTTGAACTGTTGTCTCTCTTGTACGTATTTAATTGTTTCATCTAATGCCCCTTGAGCAATACCTAAGGCCTGTGCCGCAATTCCTATTCTTCCACCATCTAATGAAGTCATAGCGATTTTAAAGCCTTGTCCCTCTTCACCTAATAGATTTTCTTTTGGTACTTTCATATCCTGAAATACTAATTCTGTAGTACTTGAACCTCTAATTCCCAATTTGTCCTCAATCTTTCCAATTGAGAATCCAGGAAATGATTTTTCAATTATAAATGTACTGATTCCTTTTAAACCCTTTGACTTATCTGTCATAGCTGAAATAATAAAAGTTTCAGCCACACCACCATTAGTTATAAATATCTTTGAACCATTTATAATATAGTGATTACCCTCTAATCTAGCATTAGTCTGTTGTGAAGCTGCATCAGTACCGGCACTTGGCTCAGTTAACGCAAATGCACCTATTTTCCTACCACTTGCCACGTCAGGTAAATACTTATCTATTTGCTCTTTTGTTCCATATGTTAATATTGGCCAACAAACTAAAGAGTTATGAGTTGATATAATACATCCCGTAGTCCCACATACTCTGGATAACTCTTCTATAGCCATAATATAGCTTAAATCATCAAGGGCTGACCCTTCATATTCCTCAGGCATAATTGCACCCATCAAGCCCATTTCAGCTAATTTTTCAACTGTTTCCATTGGAAACCTATGGTTTTTGTCAATTTCAGATGCGATAGGTTTTACTTCTTTTTGAGCAAAGTCTCTTACCATTTTTCTAATTACTTCTTGTTGATCTGTTAAATTAAAATTCATGTACTTTTCCTCCCCTTATTTATATAGTTATTTAAAAGTAACCCAGTATATATAATTAGCATTTAAACTAATAAAAATAAGAGTTGCAATTTGTATGCCAATAATCAATTCATCTAGTCATTTTAAAAATTAGGTAGTTGACAATACTGAATTTTACACATTTTTAAACATTTTTTACTGCTTTACTAATAAGTAATTCAATTAATATTCAAATCAAATAAGTTGCAAACTTGCACCCAAACTAGGACAAACTTTATTTCCAGATTATAAAAGCTTAATATTTCAATAAATTATATGCCCGTTGCATTTAAGCAAACGTTTGCAATAATGCAACAGGCTATTTTATAGTAGATATTCATAGAATATCTATCTGTGTTTTACTAATATTCATCATATAAATACCCCTAAATCTTATTACCATAGTTAGACTCTATAGAGAATCAAATAGGAATAGGACTTTACTTAATTACGCTCCCTGCAATAACCATTCTCTGTACTTCCGAAGTACCTTCATATATTTCGGTAATTTTTGCATCTCTCATCATTCTTTCTACTGGATAATCTGTAGTATAACCATAACCACCGTGAAGTTGAACTGCTTTTGTAGTAACATACATGGCTGTTTCTGCTGCAAAAAGTTTTGCCATAGCAGCTAGTTTACTGTATGGTCTACCCTCTTGTTTTGCCGTAGCAGCCTGATAAGTAAGAAGTCTTGCTGCTTCGATTTGTGTTGCCATATTTGCAATTTCGAATTGTATTGCCTGAAATGATGCTATTGGTTTATTAAACTGTTGTCTTTCAAGAACATATTCTATAGTTTCATCTAAAGCCCCTTGTGCAATTCCAAGGGCTTGAGCTGCTATACCAATTCTTCCACCATCTAGAGTTTGCATAGCTATTTTGAACCCGTCACCCTCTTTACCCAGTAGGTTTTCCTTAGGAATTCTCATATCTTGAAATATTAACTCCGTGGTGGAGGAACCACGAATTCCAAGTTTATCTTCTTTTTTACCAATTGAGAACCCAGGAGTTGTACTTTCTACTATAAAAGCACTTATTCCCTTTAAACCTTTAGTTTTATCTGTCATTGCAAATACTATATAGGTTTCAGCTTTCCCACCATTAGTAATAAACACCTTTGAACCATTTATTATATATTCTTCACCATCTAATACCGCTACACTGCGCTGAGACGCCGCATCTGTACCAGCACTTGCCTCCGTTAAGGCAAAGGCCCCAAGCTTTCTACCCGATGCTAGATCGTGTAAATACTTATCCTTCTGTTCTTTAGTACCAAACTTATATATTGGCCAACAGCATAATGATGTATGGGCCGATACTATTACTCCTGTTGTGGCACACACACGAGACAATTCCTCCACGGATATAATATAACTTAAGTCATCCGTCCCAGCTCCACCATATTCCGTAGGAATAACCATTCCTAAAAATCCTGTTTCAGCAAGTTTTTGAACAGTTTCTTCTGGAAACCTATGATTTTTGTCCACCTCTGCAGCTAGAGGTTTCACCTCATTTAACGAAAAATTTCTAATCAACTCTCGAATTGCTTCTTGCTCCTCAGTTAAATTAAAATTCATAATTTTCCCTCCCTTTAAATTTTAAAAAAATATTTAGAATATTTAATACTTAAA from Serpentinicella alkaliphila harbors:
- a CDS encoding acyl-CoA dehydrogenase, producing the protein MNFNLTDQQEVIRKMVRDFAQKEVKPIASEIDKNHRFPMETVEKLAEMGLMGAIMPEEYEGSALDDLSYIMAIEELSRVCGTTGCIISTHNSLVCWPILTYGTKEQIDKYLPDVASGRKIGAFALTEPSAGTDAASQQTNARLEGNHYIINGSKIFITNGGVAETFIISAMTDKSKGLKGISTFIIEKSFPGFSIGKIEDKLGIRGSSTTELVFQDMKVPKENLLGEEGQGFKIAMTSLDGGRIGIAAQALGIAQGALDETIKYVQERQQFNKPISKFQAIQFEIANMATQIEAARLLVYQAASAKNEGRPYGKLAAMAKLFAAETAMYVTTKAVQLHGGYGYTTDYPVERMMRDAKITEIYEGTSEVQKMVIAGSVIK
- a CDS encoding acyl-CoA dehydrogenase, which encodes MNFNLTEEQEAIRELIRNFSLNEVKPLAAEVDKNHRFPEETVQKLAETGFLGMVIPTEYGGAGTDDLSYIISVEELSRVCATTGVIVSAHTSLCCWPIYKFGTKEQKDKYLHDLASGRKLGAFALTEASAGTDAASQRSVAVLDGEEYIINGSKVFITNGGKAETYIVFAMTDKTKGLKGISAFIVESTTPGFSIGKKEDKLGIRGSSTTELIFQDMRIPKENLLGKEGDGFKIAMQTLDGGRIGIAAQALGIAQGALDETIEYVLERQQFNKPIASFQAIQFEIANMATQIEAARLLTYQAATAKQEGRPYSKLAAMAKLFAAETAMYVTTKAVQLHGGYGYTTDYPVERMMRDAKITEIYEGTSEVQRMVIAGSVIK